The proteins below come from a single Kitasatospora sp. NBC_00315 genomic window:
- a CDS encoding ABC transporter ATP-binding protein, with protein MNAKISFRDVSRTYRVNDADFTAVDHVSLDVADREFVTVVGPSGCGKSTLLGMAAGLVAPTGGEVLVDGRAVTGPGPDRGVIFQQYALFPWLTVRGNVEFGLKVAAVPAAERRRRADRAIELVGLGDFADALPKTLSGGMKQRCAIARAYAVDPEVLLMDEPFGALDALTRVQLQDQLLETWSRQRRTVLFITHDVDEAVYLAGRVIVMAARPGRIHSVIDVDLPYPRTEEIRLSPGFARLRNQVWHAVYHQPAVAAAR; from the coding sequence ATGAACGCCAAGATCTCCTTCCGGGACGTCTCGCGGACCTACCGGGTCAACGACGCGGACTTCACCGCGGTCGACCACGTCTCGCTGGACGTCGCCGACCGGGAGTTCGTCACCGTGGTCGGCCCGTCCGGCTGCGGCAAGAGCACGCTGCTCGGCATGGCCGCCGGCCTGGTCGCACCGACCGGGGGAGAGGTGCTCGTGGACGGCCGGGCGGTCACCGGCCCCGGGCCCGACCGGGGTGTCATCTTCCAGCAGTACGCGCTCTTTCCGTGGCTGACCGTGCGGGGCAACGTCGAGTTCGGCCTGAAGGTGGCCGCGGTGCCGGCCGCCGAACGCCGCCGGCGCGCCGACCGGGCGATCGAGCTGGTCGGCCTCGGCGACTTCGCCGACGCGCTGCCCAAGACGCTCTCCGGCGGCATGAAGCAGCGCTGCGCCATCGCCCGGGCGTACGCCGTCGACCCCGAAGTCCTGCTGATGGACGAGCCGTTCGGCGCGCTCGACGCGCTCACCCGGGTCCAGCTGCAGGACCAGCTGCTGGAGACCTGGAGCCGGCAGCGCCGGACCGTCCTGTTCATCACCCACGACGTGGACGAGGCCGTCTACCTGGCCGGCCGGGTGATCGTGATGGCCGCCAGGCCGGGCCGGATCCACAGCGTGATCGACGTGGATCTGCCCTACCCCCGGACGGAGGAGATCCGGCTCTCGCCCGGGTTCGCCCGCCTGCGCAACCAGGTCTGGCACGCCGTCTACCACCAGCCGGCGGTCGCCGCCGCACGCTGA
- a CDS encoding ABC transporter permease, translating into MSRADTATDVPAAATRGRPAPAAERAPRRRPRPLWLNLAALGVGLAGWALLAATGVQGLPGPVAVAQRAGELIADGTLPDDVLASLRRVLIGFALGTLAAVPVGFLMGWYPVARGLLEPYVQFFRTIPPLALIPLAVVLLGIGEVPKVFVIFLAAFLSSVVAAFQGVIGVDRTLIDAARVLGARDGTIFLKVVVPASAPFILVGMRIGLGSAWGTLVAAELIAAQEGLGFRMQQAELYYDLPTIFVGLIAIGLLGLLMDRLLLLAERRLTGWQERR; encoded by the coding sequence ATGAGCAGGGCCGACACCGCCACGGACGTGCCGGCCGCCGCGACACGCGGGCGGCCCGCCCCGGCGGCGGAGCGCGCCCCCCGGCGCCGTCCGCGGCCACTGTGGCTCAACCTCGCCGCGCTCGGCGTCGGCCTGGCCGGCTGGGCGCTGCTGGCGGCGACCGGGGTGCAGGGCCTGCCCGGGCCGGTCGCGGTGGCCCAGCGGGCCGGCGAGCTGATCGCGGACGGCACCCTCCCGGACGACGTCCTGGCCAGCCTGCGCCGGGTGCTCATCGGCTTCGCGCTCGGCACCCTGGCCGCGGTGCCGGTCGGCTTCCTGATGGGCTGGTACCCCGTGGCACGCGGGCTGCTGGAGCCCTACGTCCAGTTCTTCCGGACCATCCCGCCCCTGGCGCTGATCCCGCTGGCGGTGGTCCTGCTGGGCATCGGCGAGGTGCCGAAGGTCTTCGTGATCTTCCTGGCTGCCTTCCTGTCCAGCGTGGTGGCGGCCTTCCAGGGGGTGATCGGCGTGGACCGGACGCTGATCGACGCCGCCCGGGTGCTCGGAGCCAGGGACGGCACCATCTTCCTCAAGGTCGTGGTGCCGGCCTCCGCGCCGTTCATCCTGGTCGGCATGCGGATCGGCCTCGGTTCGGCCTGGGGCACCCTGGTGGCAGCCGAACTGATCGCGGCCCAGGAGGGTCTGGGCTTCCGGATGCAGCAGGCCGAGCTCTACTACGACCTCCCCACGATCTTCGTGGGCCTGATCGCGATCGGCCTGCTCGGTCTGCTCATGGACCGGCTGCTGCTGCTCGCCGAACGACGCCTCACCGGCTGGCAGGAGCGACGATGA
- a CDS encoding family 43 glycosylhydrolase, whose amino-acid sequence MTPTPRSRRTGWARAAGAVALLLGFTAGPLPAAHGAGVPTVSTVSTYTNPVTAGTVDTFPDPSMIRGKDGLWYAYGTQNPVFQSKGEDGERILPILRSADLVHWTYAGEVFTPATQPAWEGGSRLWAPDIRYFDGHYSLYYSVPGAGTVAIATAPTPTGPWTDGGSVLPSPSGCPSGNIDQAQFTDTDGRPYLYWGSYDTICVAELTGDRTRTQGAVTQVARGRRVEGGFVVHRDGYYYLFYSDAGCCSGAFSGYQVKVGRATGPLGPFLDDQGVDLTALTSKAGFVAGANGDRWIGPGHNAIQTDLAGQDWLVYHAIPSEAPDLAPASGGTLKLTRRPMLIDRLDWIDGWPVLRAGAGPSDTATAAPVTNWTAGGTFNDATLNGWRAEGAGTGGWSTPTEQDSGGHAEHADSGAAPAYLVSTTGAAANVRAEADLRVTAAGGAAGLTLGYAGPGDRITAWLDRGRGALVTEVTVGGVAAGEQVTALPAGFTWNTWHNVSAELRGTALSVEVSHDRLHDPVAVQQRTVPAGAARGGAVGLAARGPGAAGDNVGAATLHTPVTSRVATPVPGALLPAYSDEFDAGGVPGTTAGSPWSWVRGPAAGATAGGGQLAWPTQDAELYLGTNTASVLLRDAPQGDYTVETEIHFAPGQASQQAGLVLYENDDRWFKLVHSVLPLNNGGGALLNVSEFGKEGEAPTTTPPTAVANAPMFGGPTADTLWLRLARHLDTAHQENEVRAATSRDGVHWVYGGVWTLPVRGALKIGLVSMNRSGATARFDYLRTYQG is encoded by the coding sequence ATGACCCCCACACCCCGGTCGAGGCGGACCGGCTGGGCCCGGGCCGCCGGAGCCGTCGCGTTGTTGCTCGGGTTCACCGCCGGGCCGCTGCCGGCCGCCCACGGAGCCGGCGTGCCGACCGTCAGTACGGTGTCCACCTACACCAACCCGGTGACGGCCGGCACGGTGGACACCTTCCCCGACCCGTCGATGATCCGCGGCAAGGACGGCCTCTGGTACGCCTACGGCACCCAGAACCCGGTCTTCCAGAGCAAGGGCGAGGACGGCGAGCGCATCCTGCCGATCCTGCGCTCGGCCGACCTGGTGCACTGGACGTACGCCGGGGAGGTCTTCACCCCGGCGACCCAGCCGGCCTGGGAGGGCGGATCCCGCCTGTGGGCGCCGGACATCCGGTACTTCGACGGCCACTACAGCCTGTACTACTCGGTGCCCGGCGCCGGCACGGTGGCGATCGCCACCGCCCCGACCCCGACCGGCCCCTGGACGGACGGCGGCTCGGTGCTCCCCTCGCCCAGCGGCTGCCCGTCCGGCAACATCGACCAGGCGCAGTTCACCGACACCGACGGCCGGCCCTACCTGTACTGGGGCAGCTACGACACCATCTGCGTCGCCGAGCTGACCGGTGACCGGACCCGCACCCAGGGCGCCGTCACCCAGGTCGCCCGGGGCCGACGGGTCGAGGGCGGCTTCGTCGTCCACCGGGACGGCTACTACTACCTGTTCTACTCCGACGCGGGCTGCTGCTCCGGCGCCTTCAGCGGCTACCAGGTGAAGGTCGGCCGGGCCACCGGTCCGCTCGGTCCCTTCCTCGACGACCAGGGCGTCGACCTGACCGCGCTCACCAGCAAGGCCGGCTTCGTGGCCGGCGCCAACGGCGACCGCTGGATCGGCCCCGGCCACAACGCGATCCAGACCGACCTGGCCGGCCAGGACTGGCTGGTCTACCACGCCATACCGTCCGAGGCGCCCGACCTCGCCCCGGCCTCCGGCGGCACGCTGAAACTGACCCGGCGTCCGATGCTGATCGACCGGCTCGACTGGATCGACGGCTGGCCCGTGCTGCGGGCCGGTGCGGGCCCCTCGGACACCGCCACCGCCGCGCCGGTGACCAACTGGACGGCCGGCGGGACGTTCAACGACGCCACCCTGAACGGCTGGCGCGCCGAGGGCGCCGGCACCGGTGGCTGGTCGACGCCGACCGAGCAGGACTCCGGCGGCCACGCCGAGCACGCCGACTCCGGCGCCGCCCCGGCGTACCTGGTCAGCACCACGGGTGCGGCGGCGAACGTCCGGGCCGAGGCGGATCTGCGGGTCACCGCGGCAGGTGGCGCCGCCGGCCTCACGCTCGGCTACGCCGGGCCCGGCGACCGGATCACGGCCTGGCTGGACCGCGGCCGGGGCGCCCTGGTCACGGAGGTCACCGTGGGCGGGGTCGCGGCCGGTGAGCAGGTCACCGCGCTGCCGGCCGGCTTCACCTGGAACACCTGGCACAACGTCAGCGCCGAACTGCGGGGGACGGCGCTCAGCGTCGAGGTCAGCCACGACCGGCTGCACGATCCGGTGGCCGTCCAGCAGCGCACCGTACCGGCGGGCGCCGCCCGTGGCGGGGCGGTCGGCCTGGCCGCCCGCGGGCCGGGCGCGGCCGGCGACAACGTCGGCGCGGCCACCCTCCACACACCGGTGACCAGCAGGGTGGCCACCCCGGTGCCGGGGGCCCTGCTCCCCGCCTACAGCGACGAGTTCGACGCGGGCGGCGTGCCGGGCACCACCGCGGGCTCGCCCTGGAGCTGGGTGCGCGGACCGGCCGCCGGCGCCACGGCGGGCGGCGGTCAGCTCGCCTGGCCGACCCAGGACGCCGAGCTCTACCTGGGCACCAACACCGCCTCGGTCCTGCTGCGGGACGCGCCCCAGGGCGACTACACGGTCGAGACGGAGATCCACTTCGCGCCCGGCCAGGCGTCCCAGCAGGCGGGCCTGGTGCTCTACGAGAACGACGACCGCTGGTTCAAGCTGGTCCACTCGGTCCTGCCGCTCAACAACGGAGGCGGAGCGCTGCTGAACGTCAGCGAGTTCGGCAAGGAGGGCGAAGCTCCGACCACCACGCCGCCGACGGCGGTGGCGAACGCCCCGATGTTCGGCGGCCCGACCGCGGACACCCTGTGGCTGCGGCTGGCCCGCCACCTGGACACCGCGCACCAGGAGAACGAGGTCCGGGCGGCGACCAGCCGCGACGGCGTGCACTGGGTGTACGGCGGTGTGTGGACCCTGCCGGTCAGGGGCGCCCTGAAAATCGGCCTGGTCTCGATGAACAGGTCGGGTGCCACGGCCCGCTTCGACTACCTTCGCACCTACCAGGGGTAG
- a CDS encoding sulfatase-like hydrolase/transferase, with product MNLLFLMTDQHRVDTLGCYGNPHVATPHLDRLAATGTRFERFYTPTAICTPARASLLTGQAPFRHRLLANQERNVGYLEDLRADVFTFAGALREHGYRLGLIGKWHGGTERNAASYGFEGPDLPGWHNPVDHPDYLAHLAERGLPPYRISEPIRGTTPNGNPSNLLAARLHQPVEATFEYYLATRAIEQLERYAADPDGRPFYLATHFFGPHLPYLLPDEYFDLYDPELVELPPSIAETFEGKPPVQRNYSEHWAFDTIPIEVSRKLIAVYWGYVTLIDEQIGRILTRLDELGLAENTSVFFTADHGEFTGAHRLHDKGPAMYEDIYRIPGILRVPGAAPQVRGELVSLTDCTATILDLAGLDTAPAVDSRSLLPLVRGERPPWAAELVAEYHGHHFPYPQRMIRDDRYKLVVNPESVNELYDLEQDPHELANRYRHPELHAVRGRLMRRLYDLLRERGDNFYHWMTPMYDIGAADHDPSLSAFEPGRAPTTEERS from the coding sequence GTGAACCTGCTCTTCCTGATGACCGACCAGCACCGGGTCGACACCCTCGGCTGCTACGGCAACCCGCACGTCGCCACCCCCCACCTGGACCGGCTGGCGGCCACCGGCACCCGCTTCGAACGGTTCTACACCCCCACCGCCATCTGCACCCCGGCCCGCGCCAGTCTGCTGACCGGCCAGGCGCCCTTCCGGCACCGGCTGCTGGCCAACCAGGAGCGCAACGTCGGGTACCTGGAGGACCTGCGCGCGGACGTCTTCACCTTCGCCGGAGCGCTGCGCGAGCACGGGTACCGGCTCGGCCTGATCGGCAAGTGGCACGGCGGCACCGAGCGCAACGCGGCCTCGTACGGCTTCGAGGGGCCGGACCTGCCGGGCTGGCACAACCCGGTCGACCATCCCGACTACCTGGCCCACCTCGCCGAGCGGGGCCTGCCGCCCTACCGGATCTCCGAGCCGATCCGCGGCACCACACCCAACGGCAACCCCAGCAACCTGCTCGCGGCCCGGCTGCACCAGCCGGTGGAGGCGACCTTCGAGTACTACCTCGCCACCCGGGCCATCGAGCAGTTGGAGCGGTACGCCGCCGATCCGGACGGCCGTCCGTTCTACCTGGCCACCCACTTCTTCGGACCGCACCTGCCCTACCTGCTGCCCGACGAGTACTTCGACCTGTACGACCCGGAGCTGGTCGAGCTGCCGCCGTCGATCGCCGAGACCTTCGAGGGCAAGCCGCCGGTCCAGCGCAACTACAGCGAGCACTGGGCCTTCGACACCATCCCGATCGAGGTCAGCCGCAAGCTGATCGCGGTGTACTGGGGCTACGTCACGCTCATCGACGAACAGATCGGGCGCATCCTCACCCGGCTGGACGAACTCGGCCTCGCCGAAAACACCTCGGTGTTCTTCACGGCCGACCACGGCGAGTTCACCGGTGCGCACCGCCTGCACGACAAGGGCCCGGCGATGTACGAGGACATCTACCGCATCCCCGGCATCCTCCGGGTGCCCGGCGCCGCTCCGCAGGTGCGCGGGGAACTCGTCTCGCTCACCGACTGCACCGCGACCATCCTGGACCTCGCCGGCCTGGACACCGCACCCGCCGTCGACAGCCGCAGCCTGCTGCCGCTGGTCCGCGGCGAGCGGCCGCCCTGGGCGGCCGAACTGGTCGCCGAGTACCACGGCCACCATTTCCCGTACCCGCAGCGGATGATCCGCGACGACCGCTACAAGCTGGTCGTCAACCCCGAGTCGGTCAACGAGCTGTACGACCTGGAGCAGGATCCGCACGAACTGGCCAACCGCTACCGCCACCCCGAACTGCACGCCGTGCGAGGCCGGTTGATGCGGCGGTTGTACGACCTGCTGCGGGAGCGGGGCGACAACTTCTACCACTGGATGACGCCGATGTACGACATCGGTGCCGCCGACCACGACCCGAGCCTGAGTGCCTTCGAGCCGGGCCGGGCACCCACCACCGAGGAGAGGTCATGA
- a CDS encoding aliphatic sulfonate ABC transporter substrate-binding protein — MRILQRALAAASVATLLSLSVTACSDGAAAGAQKVRFGYISDFNGASLLAIADKQGLWKEQGLSPEAKVFTNGPLQITALGAGDLDFGYIGPGAIWLPASGKAKIVAIDTLTYADRVIAQPGIASVKDLKGKKVGVPAGTSGEMVLNLALQQAGMSPKDVQKVPMDAATIVSAFAAGQIDAAGIWYPLIDTIKARKPGLTEVASTRDLDGRAFPTAFVSGTKTDPKLTEKVVKVLQKANDWRAAHPDEAITEAAALLRLDPAKVKADAANVQTMTTAELVARTEDGTVGTWLKGLGDFFVATGQLPSSPDPSAYYSGDLYTKAYGK, encoded by the coding sequence ATGCGTATACTCCAGCGCGCCCTCGCGGCGGCCTCCGTGGCGACCCTGCTGTCGCTCTCCGTGACGGCCTGCTCCGACGGCGCCGCCGCCGGGGCCCAGAAGGTCCGCTTCGGCTACATCAGCGACTTCAACGGCGCGAGCCTGCTGGCCATCGCCGACAAGCAGGGCCTCTGGAAGGAGCAGGGACTCAGCCCCGAGGCCAAGGTGTTCACCAACGGGCCGCTGCAGATCACCGCGCTGGGCGCGGGCGACCTCGACTTCGGCTACATCGGCCCCGGCGCGATCTGGCTGCCCGCCTCCGGCAAGGCGAAGATCGTCGCGATCGACACCCTCACGTACGCCGACCGGGTGATCGCCCAGCCCGGCATCGCCTCGGTGAAGGATCTCAAGGGCAAGAAGGTCGGGGTGCCGGCCGGCACCTCCGGCGAGATGGTGCTCAACCTCGCGCTCCAGCAGGCCGGCATGAGCCCCAAGGACGTCCAGAAGGTGCCGATGGACGCCGCCACCATCGTCTCGGCCTTCGCCGCCGGCCAGATCGACGCGGCGGGCATCTGGTACCCCCTGATCGACACCATCAAGGCCAGGAAGCCCGGTCTGACCGAGGTCGCCAGCACCCGCGACCTCGACGGACGGGCCTTCCCGACCGCCTTCGTCTCGGGGACGAAGACCGACCCGAAGCTCACCGAGAAGGTCGTCAAGGTGCTGCAGAAGGCCAACGACTGGCGCGCCGCGCACCCCGACGAGGCGATCACCGAGGCCGCCGCCCTGCTGAGACTGGACCCGGCCAAGGTGAAGGCCGACGCCGCCAACGTGCAGACCATGACCACCGCCGAGCTGGTCGCCAGGACCGAGGACGGCACGGTGGGGACCTGGCTCAAGGGCCTCGGCGACTTCTTCGTCGCCACCGGCCAGTTGCCCTCCTCGCCGGACCCGTCGGCCTACTACTCCGGCGACCTCTACACGAAGGCGTACGGGAAGTGA
- a CDS encoding formylglycine-generating enzyme family protein — protein sequence MKEAAPSANSCCPPSRASGARPADPGPVVPVGAAQGSGPGPEPRSGAAAGRAGTVLLPGGPFLMGTEDPEGFPADGEGPVREVTVRPFLIDVHAVSNRRFGAFVDATDHVTEAERFGWSYVFAGFLPGALRRGAPRPAETPWWCGVEGARWREPEGPGSGLDGRADHPVVHVAWSDAAAYCRWAGKRLPTEAEWEYAARGGLEQRRYPWGDELDQDGRYRCNIWRGRFPTRNTAEDGYRGTAPVDAFAPNGYGLYNVAGNVWEWCADRWGTDHPAGPLTAPTGPASGGARVMRGGSYLCHHSYCNRYRVAARTGNTPDSTSGNVGFRCAGDV from the coding sequence ATGAAGGAAGCCGCGCCCAGCGCGAACAGCTGCTGCCCGCCCTCGCGCGCGAGCGGCGCCCGCCCGGCCGATCCCGGGCCGGTGGTCCCGGTGGGCGCCGCCCAGGGGTCCGGCCCCGGGCCGGAGCCCCGATCGGGCGCCGCGGCCGGGCGCGCCGGCACGGTGCTGCTGCCCGGCGGGCCGTTCCTGATGGGCACCGAGGACCCGGAGGGCTTTCCGGCCGACGGCGAGGGCCCGGTCCGGGAGGTCACGGTCCGGCCCTTCCTGATCGACGTGCACGCCGTCTCCAACCGCCGGTTCGGCGCATTCGTCGACGCCACCGACCATGTGACCGAGGCGGAGCGGTTCGGCTGGTCCTACGTGTTCGCCGGCTTCCTGCCCGGGGCGCTACGCCGGGGCGCGCCGCGACCGGCCGAGACGCCCTGGTGGTGCGGGGTGGAGGGCGCCCGGTGGCGGGAGCCGGAGGGACCGGGCAGCGGGCTCGACGGCCGCGCCGACCATCCGGTGGTGCACGTCGCCTGGAGCGACGCGGCCGCCTACTGCCGCTGGGCCGGGAAGCGACTGCCGACGGAGGCCGAGTGGGAGTACGCGGCCCGGGGCGGGTTGGAGCAGCGCCGCTACCCCTGGGGCGACGAGTTGGACCAGGACGGGCGGTACCGCTGCAACATCTGGCGCGGGAGGTTCCCGACCAGGAACACCGCCGAGGACGGCTACCGGGGCACCGCGCCGGTCGACGCCTTCGCGCCCAACGGGTACGGCCTGTACAACGTGGCGGGCAACGTCTGGGAGTGGTGCGCCGACCGGTGGGGCACCGACCACCCGGCCGGGCCGCTCACCGCGCCCACCGGCCCCGCGAGCGGCGGGGCGAGGGTGATGCGCGGCGGCTCGTACCTGTGCCACCACTCCTACTGCAACCGCTACCGGGTGGCCGCGCGGACCGGCAACACCCCGGACAGCACCTCCGGGAACGTCGGCTTCCGCTGCGCCGGGGACGTCTGA
- a CDS encoding SDR family oxidoreductase, translating to MSERTIALVTGANKGIGYEIAAGLGALGWRVGVGARDDQRREAAVERLRAAGVDAFGVPLDVTDDASATTAARLIEEQAGRLDVLVNNAGITGGMPQEPTLVDPATIRTVVETNVIGVIRVTNAMLPMLRRSASPRIVNMSSSVGSLARQSGPAAEQTAGPVAAAYPPSKTFLNAVTLQYARELSGTNILINAACPGYVATDLTGFRGVRTPEQGAAIAIELATLPDDGPTGTFFDDAGVLPW from the coding sequence ATGAGCGAACGGACGATTGCGCTGGTCACCGGCGCGAACAAGGGAATTGGCTACGAGATCGCCGCGGGCCTGGGAGCCCTCGGCTGGCGCGTCGGCGTCGGCGCCCGCGACGATCAGCGCCGCGAGGCCGCGGTGGAGAGACTGCGTGCGGCCGGCGTCGACGCGTTCGGCGTACCACTGGACGTGACCGACGACGCGAGCGCGACCACCGCCGCACGGCTGATCGAGGAACAGGCCGGGCGCCTCGACGTGCTCGTCAACAACGCCGGCATCACCGGCGGCATGCCGCAGGAGCCCACCCTGGTCGATCCCGCCACCATCCGGACGGTCGTGGAGACCAACGTGATCGGCGTCATCCGTGTCACCAACGCGATGCTGCCGATGCTGCGCCGCTCCGCCTCACCACGGATCGTGAACATGTCGAGCAGTGTCGGCTCCCTCGCCCGGCAGTCGGGGCCCGCTGCTGAGCAGACGGCCGGTCCGGTGGCCGCGGCGTACCCGCCGTCGAAGACGTTCCTGAACGCTGTCACCCTCCAGTACGCCAGGGAGTTGAGCGGCACGAACATCCTGATCAACGCCGCGTGCCCCGGCTACGTCGCGACCGACCTCACCGGCTTCCGCGGCGTGCGCACCCCCGAACAGGGCGCGGCGATCGCCATCGAACTCGCGACCCTGCCCGACGACGGCCCGACCGGCACGTTCTTCGACGACGCAGGCGTGCTGCCCTGGTGA
- a CDS encoding ROK family protein, with protein sequence MLGGMHNHGGPLAQLRRGHEQLVLGLLRRHGPLSRGELGRHAGLSRTTLYDIVGGLIAAGAVVAAAKDPGPRRRGRPVELLTLDPAAGQAIGIDFARRAVHVAAVNVAHELIGSATEAHPADLPWADRIDLAERLVATLAGGALRLGPVGAVGAIGVGVVGPVGRTGPPPALPAPPPPPPAPSSAAAAAAGAGAGAGAGAGTAGAGGGPAQGLAALLGERFGAPVLLDNNTRLAALAEATWGAAAGCEDVVYLRLSHGVGGGLVVGGSLHRGVDGLSGEFGHITVDPAGAPCECGGAGCLETVASVGAVLGAHRAAGGAAEDLPALLAAVDAGDPAALALLATVGDRVGSVLAAVCNALGPGVIVLGGELAEAGPALVGAVERALDAHALPVSRGRVTIGRASLGEAGGALGGIALVLRESPLLARYPAQPEPKEDV encoded by the coding sequence ATGCTGGGCGGCATGCACAATCACGGTGGCCCGCTGGCGCAGCTGAGACGCGGGCACGAGCAGCTCGTCCTCGGCCTGCTGCGCAGGCACGGCCCGCTCAGCCGGGGAGAGCTGGGCCGGCACGCCGGGCTCTCCCGGACGACCCTGTACGACATCGTCGGCGGCCTGATCGCCGCCGGAGCGGTGGTGGCCGCGGCGAAGGACCCGGGCCCGCGCCGACGCGGCCGTCCGGTCGAACTGCTGACCCTCGATCCGGCGGCCGGTCAGGCGATCGGGATCGACTTCGCCCGGCGCGCCGTGCACGTGGCGGCCGTCAACGTCGCGCACGAGCTGATCGGCTCCGCGACCGAGGCACACCCCGCCGACCTGCCGTGGGCGGACCGGATCGACCTCGCCGAGCGGCTGGTCGCCACCCTGGCCGGCGGCGCGCTGCGGCTGGGACCGGTCGGCGCGGTCGGCGCGATCGGGGTCGGAGTGGTCGGACCGGTCGGCCGCACCGGACCGCCTCCCGCGCTCCCCGCCCCGCCGCCCCCGCCGCCCGCACCGTCGTCCGCTGCCGCTGCCGCTGCCGGTGCCGGTGCCGGTGCCGGTGCAGGAGCCGGAACGGCCGGCGCCGGGGGCGGCCCGGCGCAGGGGCTTGCGGCGCTGCTCGGCGAGCGCTTCGGGGCGCCCGTGCTGCTCGACAACAACACCCGCCTGGCGGCCCTCGCCGAGGCCACCTGGGGTGCCGCGGCCGGTTGTGAGGACGTGGTCTACCTGCGGCTGTCGCACGGCGTCGGGGGTGGACTGGTGGTCGGCGGCTCGCTGCACCGCGGAGTGGACGGCCTGTCCGGCGAGTTCGGGCACATCACCGTCGACCCGGCCGGCGCCCCCTGCGAGTGCGGCGGCGCCGGCTGCCTGGAGACGGTGGCCTCGGTCGGCGCGGTGCTCGGCGCACACCGCGCGGCCGGCGGCGCCGCCGAGGACCTGCCCGCCCTGCTCGCGGCGGTCGACGCCGGCGACCCGGCGGCGCTCGCCCTGCTGGCCACGGTCGGCGACCGGGTGGGCTCGGTGCTCGCCGCCGTCTGCAACGCGCTCGGCCCGGGCGTGATCGTGCTCGGAGGCGAACTCGCCGAGGCCGGCCCGGCCCTCGTCGGCGCCGTCGAGCGGGCGCTCGACGCCCACGCGCTGCCGGTCTCCCGAGGCCGGGTGACGATCGGCCGGGCCTCCCTGGGCGAGGCCGGCGGCGCCCTCGGCGGGATCGCCCTGGTCCTGCGCGAGTCACCGCTGCTCGCCCGCTACCCGGCGCAGCCGGAACCGAAGGAGGACGTATGA
- a CDS encoding serine hydrolase domain-containing protein: MPDEVSVRGTVAEGFEGVREEFAAVLAEEPDEPGSQLAVHLHGRRVVDLWAGEGLTGDSLTAVYSSAKGAAHLVVALLVQDGVLRLDREVSFHWPEFAAEGKGALTLRQLLEHRSGVIGAEGGLSPAELADDRLAAARLAGQRPYWTPGEGYGYHALVIGALTGEVVRRATGRSIQELFEERVRQPYGLDLYLGLPEALEARYVPIRPPRPTEGRPAEAAVAAAAPNPLLIVALNQNGAVPTDLVEYANSRAVRALGPTSAGGVGNARGLAGMYAAALGGPDGRAPLLKPDTVAEFGLLRTPGTDLVTGEPDHFGLGFEAQHTRYPSLGPDAFGHGGAAGSQAFGDPRSGVAYGYTRRRFALAPGPAAENDRLVAAVLRAAGA; encoded by the coding sequence ATGCCGGACGAGGTCAGCGTGCGAGGAACGGTCGCGGAGGGGTTCGAGGGTGTCCGGGAGGAGTTCGCCGCCGTACTCGCGGAGGAGCCGGACGAGCCGGGCTCCCAGCTCGCGGTCCACCTGCACGGGCGGCGAGTGGTCGACCTGTGGGCCGGCGAGGGGCTGACGGGTGATTCGCTGACCGCCGTCTACTCCTCCGCCAAGGGCGCCGCGCACCTGGTCGTCGCGCTGCTGGTGCAGGACGGCGTACTGCGGCTGGATCGCGAAGTGTCCTTCCACTGGCCGGAGTTCGCCGCTGAGGGCAAGGGCGCCCTGACTCTGCGGCAGCTGCTGGAGCACCGCTCCGGGGTGATCGGTGCGGAGGGCGGCCTCAGCCCCGCCGAGCTGGCCGACGACCGACTGGCCGCCGCCCGGCTGGCCGGTCAGCGCCCGTACTGGACACCCGGCGAGGGGTACGGCTACCACGCGCTGGTGATCGGCGCCCTGACCGGCGAGGTGGTCCGCCGCGCCACCGGGCGCTCGATCCAGGAGCTGTTCGAGGAGCGGGTCAGGCAGCCGTACGGGCTGGACCTGTACCTCGGGCTGCCCGAGGCGCTGGAGGCGCGGTACGTCCCGATCCGCCCGCCCCGGCCCACCGAGGGCCGGCCCGCCGAGGCCGCGGTCGCCGCAGCGGCCCCGAACCCGCTGCTGATCGTCGCCCTCAACCAGAACGGCGCGGTACCGACCGACCTGGTGGAGTACGCCAACAGCCGGGCGGTCCGGGCGCTCGGCCCCACCTCCGCGGGCGGGGTCGGCAACGCGCGCGGGCTGGCCGGGATGTACGCGGCGGCCCTCGGCGGCCCGGACGGCCGGGCGCCCCTGCTGAAGCCCGACACCGTGGCCGAGTTCGGCCTCCTGCGGACGCCCGGCACCGACCTGGTCACCGGCGAGCCGGACCACTTCGGCCTCGGCTTCGAGGCCCAGCACACGCGCTACCCCTCCCTGGGCCCGGACGCCTTCGGTCACGGCGGCGCGGCCGGCTCCCAGGCCTTCGGCGACCCCCGCAGCGGCGTCGCGTACGGCTACACCAGGCGGCGGTTCGCCCTCGCCCCGGGCCCGGCCGCGGAGAACGACCGGCTGGTGGCGGCGGTGCTCCGGGCGGCCGGTGCGTGA